The Rhodococcus sp. B50 DNA window CGGTTAATGCCAACCATCAATCAGCTGGTCCGTAAGGGCCGCCGCGACAAGGCCGCCAAGGTCAAGAGCGCGGCGCTCAAGGGCAGCCCCCAGCGTCGCGGCGTGTGCACTCGCGTGTACACCACCACCCCGAAGAAGCCGAACTCGGCTCTCCGGAAGGTCGCCCGTGTGCGTCTGACCTCCCAGGTCGAGGTCACCGCCTACATCCCCGGTGAGGGCCACAACCTCCAGGAGCACTCGATGGTGCTCGTGCGTGGCGGTCGTGTGAAGGACCTCCCGGGTGTGCGTTACAAGATCATCCGCGGCTCGCTCGACACCCAGGGTGTCAAGAACCGCAAGCAGGCCCGCAGCCGCTACGGAGCGAAGAAGGAGAAGGGCTGATGCCACGTAAGGGTCCCGCTCCCAAGCGCCCGCTGATCGCCGATCCGGTCTATGGATCGCCGCTGGTCACCCAGCTGGTCAACAAGATCCTGCTGGACGGCAAGAAGTCCACTGCAGAGCGCATCGTCTACCAGGCGCTCGAGCAGGCACGCGAGAAGACCGGCACCGATCCGGTCGTCACCCTCAAGCGCGCGCTCGACAACGTCAAGCCCGCCCTCGAGGTTCGCAGCCGTCGCGTCGGTGGCGCCACCTACCAGGTGCCGGTCGAGGTTCGCCCCGGTCGTTCCACCACCCTCGCACTGCGCTGGCTGGTGACCTTCTCGCGTCAGCGTCGCGAGAAGACCATGGTCGAGCGGCTCGCCAACGAGCTCCTCGATGCGAGCAACGGTCTCGGCGCATCCGTGAAGCGCCGCGAGGACACGCACAAGATGGCTGAAGCCAACAAGGCGTTCGCGCACTACCGCTGGTGAGTCGACGCCGGCCGGGAGGCCCGTCATCACGGACCTCCCGGCCGGCTGCTCGCACAACTGTGTCGGTCCCGTAAAGGCCGGCTGACAACACAAGAACATGTGGTCCGCACCCAAGGACCGACACGAGCTACGAGCGGGGTTACCTGTGGCACAGGAAGTGCTGACCGACCTGAACAAGGTCCGCAACATCGGCATCATGGCGCACATCGATGCCGGCAAGACCACCACCACCGAGCGCATCCTCTTCTACACCGGTGTCAATTACAAGATCGGTGAGACCCACGACGGTGCCTCGACCACCGACTGGATGGAGCAGGAGAAGGAGCGGGGTATCACCATCACCTCCGCGGCCGTGACCTGCTTCTGGAACCAGAACCAGATCAACATCATCGACACCCCCGGCCACGTTGACTTCACGGTCGAGGTCGAGCGGTCGCTGCGCGTCCTCGACGGCGCGGTCGCCGTGTTCGACGGCAAGGAGGGCGTCGAGCCCCAGTCCGAGCAGGTCTGGCGGCAGGCGGCCAAGTACGACGTTCCGCGCATCTGCTTCGTCAACAAGATGGACAAGATGGGTGCGGACTTTTTCTTCACCGTGCAGACGATCATCGATCGTCTCGGTGCGAAGCCGCTCGTCCTGCAGATCCCGATCGGCGCCGAGGACAACTTCGACGGTGTCGTCGACCTCGTCGAGATGAAGGCGCTCACCTGGCGCGGCACCACCGAGATCGGCACCGCGGCCACGGTCGAGGAGATCCCGGCGGAGCTCGCCGACAAGGCTGCCGAGTACCGCGAGAAGCTGCTCGAGACCGTCGCCGAGTCCGACGAAGAGCTCATGGAGAAGTACTTCGGTGGCGAAGAGCTGACCGTCGCCGAGATCAAGGGCGCGATCCGCAAGCTCACCATCGCTTCCGAGCTCTACCCGGTGCTCTGCGGCACCGCGTTCAAGAACAAGGGCATCCAGCCCATGCTCGACGCGGTCATCGACTACCTGCCGAACCCGCTCGACATCGGTGAGGTCATCGGCCACCAGGTCGGTAACGAAGAAGAAGAACTGCGTCGTAAGCCCTCGAAGGACGAGCCGTTCTCCGCGCTCGCTTTCAAGATCGCCGCGCACCCCTTCTTCGGCAAGCTGACCTTCGTCCGCGTGTACTCCGGCCGGATCGACTCGGGCACCCAGGTGCTCAACTCGACCAAGGGCAAGAAGGAGCGCATCGGCAAGCTGTTCCAGATGCACGCCAACAAGGAGAACCCGGTCGACGAGGCCGTGGCCGGCCACATCTACGCGATGATCGGCCTGAAGGACACCACGACCGGCGACACCCTGTGCGCGCAGGACGCCCCGATCGTGCTCGAGTCCATGACCTTCCCGGACCCGGTCATCCAGGTCTCCATCGAGCCGAAGTCGAAGGCCGACCAGGAGAAGCTGTCGACGGCCATCCAGAAGCTCGCCGAAGAGGACCCGACCTTCTCCGTCGAGCTCGACGACGAGACCGGCCAGACCGTCATCGGCGGCATGGGCGAGCTCCACCTCGACATCCTCGTCGACCGCATGCGTCGCGAGTTCAAGGTCGAGGCCAACGTCGGCAAGCCGCAGGTCGCGTACCGCGAGACGATCACCAAGCCGGTCGAGAAGCTCGAGTTCACGCACAAGAAGCAGACCGGTGGATCGGGTCAGTTCGCGAAGGTCATCATCGGCCTCTCGCCGTTCGTCGGCGAGGACGGCGCGACCTACGAGTTCGAGAACAAGGTCACCGGTGGCCGCATCCCGCGTGAGTACATCCCGTCGGTCGATGCGGGCGCTCAGGACGCCATGCAGTACGGCGTGCTCGCCGGCTACCCGCTGGTGAACCTGAAGGTCACCCTCATCGACGGTGCGTACCACGACGTCGACTCGTCCGAAATGGCGTTCAAGATCGCCGGCTCGCAGGCGCTGAAGGAAGCGGCCCGCAAGGCCGCCCCGGTGATCCTCGAGCCCCTCATGGCCGTCGAGGTCACCACGCCCGAGGACTACATGGGTGAAGTGATCGGCGACCTGAACTCCCGCCGTGGCCAGATCCAGGCCATGGAGGAACGCAGTGGTGCCCGTGTCGTGAAGGCGCTGGTTCCGCTCTCGGAGATGTTCGGTTACATCGGTGATCTGCGGTCGAAGACCCAGGGTCGCGCGAACTTCTCCATGGTGTTCGATTCCTACGCAGAGGTTCCCTCGAACGTCTCGAAGGAAATCATCGCCAAGGCGACCGGAGAGTAGCCTTCGGGTTATCCCTCGGTCACCTGCACGACCAAGTAATACAAACCGCACTGCTGCATACTGCAAGCAACAACAGTCCAGGAGGACATCCAGTGGCGAAGGCGAAGTTCGAGCGGACCAAGCCGCACGTGAACATCGGCACCATCGGTCACGTCGACCACGGCAAGACCACCACCACGGCTGCGATCACCAAGGTGCTTGCCGACAAGTTCCCCGACCTGAACGAGAGCTTCGCTTTCGATCAGATCGACAAGGCACCTGAGGAGAAGGCTCGTGGTATCACGATCAACATCTCCCACGTCGAGTACCAGACCGAGAAGCGCCACTACGCGCACGTCGACGCCCCGGGTCACGCGGACTACATCAAGAACATGATCACCGGTGCCGCCCAGATGGACGGTGCGATCCTGGTCGTGGCCGCCACCGACGGCCCGATGCCGCAGACGCGTGAGCACGTGCTGCTCGCCCGCCAGGTCGGCGTTCCCTACATCCTCGTCGCCCTGAACAAGGCCGACATGGTCGACGACGAGGAAATCCTCGAGCTCGTCGAGATGGAGGTGCGTGAGCTCCTCGCTTCGCAGGAGTTCGACGAGAACGCTCCGGTCATCCCGATCTCCGCTCTCAAGGCTCTCGAGGGTGACGAGAAGTGGGTTCAGTCGATCGTCGACCTCATGCAGGCCGTCGACGACTCCATCCCGGACCCGGTCCGTGAGACCGACAAGCCGTTCCTCATGCCCGTCGAGGACGTCTTCACCATCACGGGTCGTGGCACCGTCGTCACCGGCCGTATCGAGCGTGGCGTGATCAACGTCAACGAAGAGGTCGAGATCGTCGGCATCCGCCCCGATTCGACCAAGACCACGGTCACCGGCATCGAGATGTTCCGCAAGCTGCTCGACCAGGGCCAGGCCGGCGACAACGTCGGTCTCCTCGTCCGCGGCATCAAGCGCGAGGACGTCGAGCGTGGCCAGGTCGTCGTCAAGCCGGGCACCACGACTCCCCACACGGAGTTCGAGGGCCAGGCCTACATCCTCAACAAGGAGGAGGGCGGCCGCCACACGCCGTTCTTCAACAACTACCGTCCGCAGTTCTACTTCCGTACCACGGACGTGACGGGCGTTGTGACCCTCCCCGAGGGCACCGAGATGGTCATGCCCGGTGACAACACCGAGATGTCCGTCAAGCTGATCCAGCCGGTCGCCATGGACGAGGGCCTCCGCTTCGCGATCCGCGAGGGTGGC harbors:
- the rpsL gene encoding 30S ribosomal protein S12, which translates into the protein MPTINQLVRKGRRDKAAKVKSAALKGSPQRRGVCTRVYTTTPKKPNSALRKVARVRLTSQVEVTAYIPGEGHNLQEHSMVLVRGGRVKDLPGVRYKIIRGSLDTQGVKNRKQARSRYGAKKEKG
- the rpsG gene encoding 30S ribosomal protein S7, yielding MPRKGPAPKRPLIADPVYGSPLVTQLVNKILLDGKKSTAERIVYQALEQAREKTGTDPVVTLKRALDNVKPALEVRSRRVGGATYQVPVEVRPGRSTTLALRWLVTFSRQRREKTMVERLANELLDASNGLGASVKRREDTHKMAEANKAFAHYRW
- the tuf gene encoding elongation factor Tu, translating into MAKAKFERTKPHVNIGTIGHVDHGKTTTTAAITKVLADKFPDLNESFAFDQIDKAPEEKARGITINISHVEYQTEKRHYAHVDAPGHADYIKNMITGAAQMDGAILVVAATDGPMPQTREHVLLARQVGVPYILVALNKADMVDDEEILELVEMEVRELLASQEFDENAPVIPISALKALEGDEKWVQSIVDLMQAVDDSIPDPVRETDKPFLMPVEDVFTITGRGTVVTGRIERGVINVNEEVEIVGIRPDSTKTTVTGIEMFRKLLDQGQAGDNVGLLVRGIKREDVERGQVVVKPGTTTPHTEFEGQAYILNKEEGGRHTPFFNNYRPQFYFRTTDVTGVVTLPEGTEMVMPGDNTEMSVKLIQPVAMDEGLRFAIREGGRTVGAGRVTKIIK
- the fusA gene encoding elongation factor G is translated as MAQEVLTDLNKVRNIGIMAHIDAGKTTTTERILFYTGVNYKIGETHDGASTTDWMEQEKERGITITSAAVTCFWNQNQINIIDTPGHVDFTVEVERSLRVLDGAVAVFDGKEGVEPQSEQVWRQAAKYDVPRICFVNKMDKMGADFFFTVQTIIDRLGAKPLVLQIPIGAEDNFDGVVDLVEMKALTWRGTTEIGTAATVEEIPAELADKAAEYREKLLETVAESDEELMEKYFGGEELTVAEIKGAIRKLTIASELYPVLCGTAFKNKGIQPMLDAVIDYLPNPLDIGEVIGHQVGNEEEELRRKPSKDEPFSALAFKIAAHPFFGKLTFVRVYSGRIDSGTQVLNSTKGKKERIGKLFQMHANKENPVDEAVAGHIYAMIGLKDTTTGDTLCAQDAPIVLESMTFPDPVIQVSIEPKSKADQEKLSTAIQKLAEEDPTFSVELDDETGQTVIGGMGELHLDILVDRMRREFKVEANVGKPQVAYRETITKPVEKLEFTHKKQTGGSGQFAKVIIGLSPFVGEDGATYEFENKVTGGRIPREYIPSVDAGAQDAMQYGVLAGYPLVNLKVTLIDGAYHDVDSSEMAFKIAGSQALKEAARKAAPVILEPLMAVEVTTPEDYMGEVIGDLNSRRGQIQAMEERSGARVVKALVPLSEMFGYIGDLRSKTQGRANFSMVFDSYAEVPSNVSKEIIAKATGE